From Seriola aureovittata isolate HTS-2021-v1 ecotype China chromosome 20, ASM2101889v1, whole genome shotgun sequence, a single genomic window includes:
- the LOC130161021 gene encoding GTP-binding protein Rheb-like, translating into MPQPKSRKIAVLGYRSVGKSSLTIQFVEGQFVDSYDPTIENTFTKTMTVNGQEYNLQLVDTAGQVSSSSGNFLCCFIHS; encoded by the exons ATGCCGCAGCCAAAATCCCGGAAAATCGCCGTGTTGGGTTACAGGTCGGTGG gGAAGTCGTCTCTCACCATCCAGTTTGTGGAGGGGCAGTTTGTGGACTCCTACGACCCCACCATAGAGAACA CGTTCACCAAGACGATGACTGTGAACGGGCAGGAGTACAACCTGCAGCTGGTCGACACGGCCGGCCAGGTGAGCTCTTCCTCAGGTAACTTCCTCTGTTGCTTTATTCACTCCTGA